The following are from one region of the Lynx canadensis isolate LIC74 chromosome D4, mLynCan4.pri.v2, whole genome shotgun sequence genome:
- the TMEM8B gene encoding transmembrane protein 8B isoform X1: MAQPLSRPLVLSPSSPWPPAPPSPRFPNRSQPRPESQRMPRSRSQPRPPLQSQSLCLSWPLTPPMPVFHLLSQIPAHPLSRPHSQCLLKPQAQTLPLLQSPSQPLLPSLSLPLFKPQCLAQPNPLSQPLPSSLCLPKSLPLPTPVSHTVPLSQPRLRSGLQLSPALLLLLLFSVLGPGAGGLFLTDYSTCSPRKLSPFRSFASTELFHFHVPEDTFLAVWNLIIFKEQGGTFGDHCPDQSVTVYFRSGAPPVINPLHTHFPGDTAVPGVFSLTLSWTLPNRTSGIFNVSSPLPGDWFLAAHLPQAHGHISVKGLQDECQYLLQPQLIVRRLLDVAVLVPGRPSEQTLSPHNRSALYKVFVPSFTYRVSAQLVCVGSRGASVCPLTLRLRPKAPPLHNSSSVSCGGASMCQLELALPPWGHWVYVRVEIPSRGPGRTIRFQLCVRLQECPQPSLSRVLVPGAAMNMPQSLGNQPLPPEPPSLGASPEGPGATSPPEHCWPVRPTLRNELDTFSVHFYIFFGPSVALPPERPAVFALRLLPVLDSGGVLSLELQLNVSSLRQENVTVFGCLTHEVPLSLGDAAVTCSKESLAGFLLSVSATSRVARLRIPFPQTGTWFLTLRSLCGVGPRYVRCRNATAEVRLRTFLSPCVDDCGPYGQCKLLRTHNYLYAACECKAGWRGWGCTDSADALTYGFQLLSTLLLCLSNLMFLPPVVLAIRSRYVLEAAVYTFTMFFSTFYHACDQPGIVVFCIMDYDVLQFCDFLGSLMSVWVTVIAMARLQPVVKQVLYLLGAMLLSMALQLDRHGLWNLLGPSLFALGILATAWYAASAAGIATHPHGAAGFSTCARAALLQAVLSYSMLLWRPETTTSTFTAFGICSSLAVWASCCPHVPRLTTGSHLEPGPGAAVTSCASMSRRSWALWAQEGPLSAASVPAEGGLWAWPLGNMNPS; encoded by the exons aTGGCCCAGCCCTTGTCCCGGCCCCTCGTCCTATCCCCATCCAGCCCttggcccccagccccgccctcgCCCCGCTTCCCAAATCGGTCCCAGCCCCGGCCTGAGTCCCAGCGAATGCCCAGGTCCAGGTCCCAACCCAGGCCCCCGCTCCAGTCCCAGTCCCTGTGCCTTTCCTGGCCCCTAACCCCGCCTATGCCCGTGTTCCACCTTCTGTCACAAATCCCAGCCCATCCCCTGTCCCGACCCCATTCCCAGTGTTTGCTTAAGCCCCAGGCCCAAACCCTACCCTTGCTCCAGTCCCCATCACAGcccctccttccatccctttcCCTGCCCTTGTTCAaaccccagtgcctagcacagccCAATCCATTATCTCAGCCTTTGCCCTCGTCTCTGTGTTTACCGAAGTCTCTCCCACTACCCACCCCTGTCTCTCATACCgtgcccctctcccagcctcgACTCAGGTCTGGGCTCCAGCTGTCGCCCGCCTtattgctgctgttgctgttctCTGTCCTTGGCCCAGGGGCTG GAGGCCTCTTCCTGACTGACTACTCCACCTGCTCACCCCGCAAGCTGAGTCCCTTCCGCTCCTTTGCCAGCACCGAGCTCTTCCACTTCCACGTTCCCGAGGACACGTTCCTGGCTGTTTGGAACCTCATCATCTTCAAGGAGCAGGGGGGAACTTTTGGGGACCACTGTCCAGACCAAAGTGTGACTGT GTATTTCCGGTCCGGGGCACCCCCTGTCATCAatcccctgcacacacacttcCCGGGGGACACAGCTGTGCCTGGGGTTTTCTCACTGACCCTCAGCTGGACACTGCCCAACCGCACCTCAGGCATCTTTAACGTCAGCAGCCCCTTACCTGGGGACTGGTTCTTGGCTGCCCACCTTCCCCAGGCCCACGGCCACATCTCTGTCAAG GGTCTCCAGGATGAGTGTCAGTACCTCCTTCAGCCGCAGCTGATTGTCCGGCGTTTGCTGGATGTTGCTGTGCTGGTGCCTGGCCGTCCCTCAGAGCAAACCCTCTCCCCGCACAATCGCTCAGCCCTGTACAA GGTCTTTGTGCCCAGCTTTACTTACAGGGTTTCAGCACAGCTGGTATGTGTGGGGAGCCGCGGGGCATCGGTCTGCCCCCTGACACTGCGCCTACGTCCCAAGGCCCCACCCCTGCACAACTCAAGCTCTGTATCCTGTGGAGGTGCCTCGATGTGCCAGCTGGAGCTGGCACTCCCCCCCTGGGGACACTGGGTCTACGTGCGTGTGGAGATACCATCCCGGGGTCCTGGCAGGACCATCCGCTTCCAGCTGTGTGTGCGGTTGCAAG AGTGCCCGCAGCCCAGCCTGTCCCGTGTCCTGGTCCCTGGAGCTGCCATGAACATGCCCCAGTCACTGGGCAACCAACCACTGCCCCCAGAGCCGCCATCCCTGGGGGCCTCTCCTGAAGGGCCTGGGGCCACATCTCCACCAGAGCACTGCTGGCCAGTGCGCCCAACGCTGCGTAATGAACTGGATACCTTCTCTGTCCACTTCTACATCTTCTTTGGCCCCAGCGTGGCCCTCCCCCCTGAGCGCCCGGCAGTGTTTGCCCTGAGGCTGCTGCCAGTGCTGGACAGTGGGGGCGTCCTCAGCCTGGAGCTCCAGCTCAATGTG AGCTCCCTGCGCCAGGAAAACGTGACAGTGTTCGGATGCCTGACTCACGAGGTGCCCTTGAGCCTGGGGGATGCAGCAGTGACCTGTTCTAAAG AGTCCCTGGCTGGCTTCCTCCTTTCCGTCAGTGCCACTTCCAGAGTGGCCAGGCTGCGAATCCCCTTCCCACAGACTGGGACCTGGTTCCTGACCCTCCGCTCTCTGTGCGGCGTGGGGCCTCG GTACGTGCGGTGCCGGAACGCTACGGCTGAGGTGCGGCTGCGCACTTTCCTTTCCCCTTGCGTGGACGACTGCGGGCCCTATGGCCAGTGCAAGCTGCTGCGCACGCACAACTACCTGTACGCGGCCTGCGAGTGCAAGGCCG ggtggaggggctggggctgcactgacagtgcagatgcGCTCACTTATGGATTCCAGCTGCTGTCCACACTTCTGCTCTGCCTGAGCAACCTCATGTTTTTGCCACCCGTGGTCCTGGCCATTCGGAGCCGATATGTGCTGGAGGCTGCTGTCTACACCTTCACCATGTTCTTCTCCACG TTTTACCATGCCTGTGACCAGCCAGGCATTGTGGTTTTCTGCATCATGGACTACGATGTGCTGCAGTTCTGTGATTTCCTGGGCTCCTTAATGTCGGTGTGGGTCACTGTCATTGCCATGGCTCGTTTACAGCCTGTGGTCAAGCAG GTGCTGTATTTGCTGGGGGCTATGCTGCTGTCTATGGCTCTACAGCTTGATCGGCATGGACTCTGGAACCTGCTCGGACCCAGTCTCTTCGCCCTGGGGATCTTGGCCACAGCCTGG TACGCAGCGTCCGCCGCCGGCATTGCTACCCACCCACATGGCGCCGCTGGCTTTTCTACCTGTGCCCGGGCAGCCTTATTGCAGGCAGTGCTGTCCTACTCTATGCTTTTGTGGAGACCCGAGACAACTACTTCTACATTCACAGCATTTGGCATATGCTCATCGCTGGCAGTGTGGGCTTCTTGCTGCCCCCACGTGCCAAGACTGACCACCGGGTCCCATCTGGAGCCCGGGCCCGGGGCTGCGGTTACCAGCTGTGCATCAATGAGCAGGAGGAGCTGGGCCTTGTGGGCCCAGGAGGGGCCACTGTCAGCAGCATCTGTGCCAGCTGAGGGGGGGCTTTGGGCCTGGCCCTTGGGGAATATGAACCCTTCCTAG
- the TMEM8B gene encoding transmembrane protein 8B isoform X2 translates to MAQPLSRPLVLSPSSPWPPAPPSPRFPNRSQPRPESQRMPRSRSQPRPPLQSQSLCLSWPLTPPMPVFHLLSQIPAHPLSRPHSQCLLKPQAQTLPLLQSPSQPLLPSLSLPLFKPQCLAQPNPLSQPLPSSLCLPKSLPLPTPVSHTVPLSQPRLRSGLQLSPALLLLLLFSVLGPGAGGLFLTDYSTCSPRKLSPFRSFASTELFHFHVPEDTFLAVWNLIIFKEQGGTFGDHCPDQSVTVYFRSGAPPVINPLHTHFPGDTAVPGVFSLTLSWTLPNRTSGIFNVSSPLPGDWFLAAHLPQAHGHISVKGLQDECQYLLQPQLIVRRLLDVAVLVPGRPSEQTLSPHNRSALYKVFVPSFTYRVSAQLVCVGSRGASVCPLTLRLRPKAPPLHNSSSVSCGGASMCQLELALPPWGHWVYVRVEIPSRGPGRTIRFQLCVRLQECPQPSLSRVLVPGAAMNMPQSLGNQPLPPEPPSLGASPEGPGATSPPEHCWPVRPTLRNELDTFSVHFYIFFGPSVALPPERPAVFALRLLPVLDSGGVLSLELQLNVSSLRQENVTVFGCLTHEVPLSLGDAAVTCSKESLAGFLLSVSATSRVARLRIPFPQTGTWFLTLRSLCGVGPRYVRCRNATAEVRLRTFLSPCVDDCGPYGQCKLLRTHNYLYAACECKAGWRGWGCTDSADALTYGFQLLSTLLLCLSNLMFLPPVVLAIRSRYVLEAAVYTFTMFFSTFYHACDQPGIVVFCIMDYDVLQFCDFLGSLMSVWVTVIAMARLQPVVKQVLYLLGAMLLSMALQLDRHGLWNLLGPSLFALGILATAWTVRSVRRRHCYPPTWRRWLFYLCPGSLIAGSAVLLYAFVETRDNYFYIHSIWHMLIAGSVGFLLPPRAKTDHRVPSGARARGCGYQLCINEQEELGLVGPGGATVSSICAS, encoded by the exons aTGGCCCAGCCCTTGTCCCGGCCCCTCGTCCTATCCCCATCCAGCCCttggcccccagccccgccctcgCCCCGCTTCCCAAATCGGTCCCAGCCCCGGCCTGAGTCCCAGCGAATGCCCAGGTCCAGGTCCCAACCCAGGCCCCCGCTCCAGTCCCAGTCCCTGTGCCTTTCCTGGCCCCTAACCCCGCCTATGCCCGTGTTCCACCTTCTGTCACAAATCCCAGCCCATCCCCTGTCCCGACCCCATTCCCAGTGTTTGCTTAAGCCCCAGGCCCAAACCCTACCCTTGCTCCAGTCCCCATCACAGcccctccttccatccctttcCCTGCCCTTGTTCAaaccccagtgcctagcacagccCAATCCATTATCTCAGCCTTTGCCCTCGTCTCTGTGTTTACCGAAGTCTCTCCCACTACCCACCCCTGTCTCTCATACCgtgcccctctcccagcctcgACTCAGGTCTGGGCTCCAGCTGTCGCCCGCCTtattgctgctgttgctgttctCTGTCCTTGGCCCAGGGGCTG GAGGCCTCTTCCTGACTGACTACTCCACCTGCTCACCCCGCAAGCTGAGTCCCTTCCGCTCCTTTGCCAGCACCGAGCTCTTCCACTTCCACGTTCCCGAGGACACGTTCCTGGCTGTTTGGAACCTCATCATCTTCAAGGAGCAGGGGGGAACTTTTGGGGACCACTGTCCAGACCAAAGTGTGACTGT GTATTTCCGGTCCGGGGCACCCCCTGTCATCAatcccctgcacacacacttcCCGGGGGACACAGCTGTGCCTGGGGTTTTCTCACTGACCCTCAGCTGGACACTGCCCAACCGCACCTCAGGCATCTTTAACGTCAGCAGCCCCTTACCTGGGGACTGGTTCTTGGCTGCCCACCTTCCCCAGGCCCACGGCCACATCTCTGTCAAG GGTCTCCAGGATGAGTGTCAGTACCTCCTTCAGCCGCAGCTGATTGTCCGGCGTTTGCTGGATGTTGCTGTGCTGGTGCCTGGCCGTCCCTCAGAGCAAACCCTCTCCCCGCACAATCGCTCAGCCCTGTACAA GGTCTTTGTGCCCAGCTTTACTTACAGGGTTTCAGCACAGCTGGTATGTGTGGGGAGCCGCGGGGCATCGGTCTGCCCCCTGACACTGCGCCTACGTCCCAAGGCCCCACCCCTGCACAACTCAAGCTCTGTATCCTGTGGAGGTGCCTCGATGTGCCAGCTGGAGCTGGCACTCCCCCCCTGGGGACACTGGGTCTACGTGCGTGTGGAGATACCATCCCGGGGTCCTGGCAGGACCATCCGCTTCCAGCTGTGTGTGCGGTTGCAAG AGTGCCCGCAGCCCAGCCTGTCCCGTGTCCTGGTCCCTGGAGCTGCCATGAACATGCCCCAGTCACTGGGCAACCAACCACTGCCCCCAGAGCCGCCATCCCTGGGGGCCTCTCCTGAAGGGCCTGGGGCCACATCTCCACCAGAGCACTGCTGGCCAGTGCGCCCAACGCTGCGTAATGAACTGGATACCTTCTCTGTCCACTTCTACATCTTCTTTGGCCCCAGCGTGGCCCTCCCCCCTGAGCGCCCGGCAGTGTTTGCCCTGAGGCTGCTGCCAGTGCTGGACAGTGGGGGCGTCCTCAGCCTGGAGCTCCAGCTCAATGTG AGCTCCCTGCGCCAGGAAAACGTGACAGTGTTCGGATGCCTGACTCACGAGGTGCCCTTGAGCCTGGGGGATGCAGCAGTGACCTGTTCTAAAG AGTCCCTGGCTGGCTTCCTCCTTTCCGTCAGTGCCACTTCCAGAGTGGCCAGGCTGCGAATCCCCTTCCCACAGACTGGGACCTGGTTCCTGACCCTCCGCTCTCTGTGCGGCGTGGGGCCTCG GTACGTGCGGTGCCGGAACGCTACGGCTGAGGTGCGGCTGCGCACTTTCCTTTCCCCTTGCGTGGACGACTGCGGGCCCTATGGCCAGTGCAAGCTGCTGCGCACGCACAACTACCTGTACGCGGCCTGCGAGTGCAAGGCCG ggtggaggggctggggctgcactgacagtgcagatgcGCTCACTTATGGATTCCAGCTGCTGTCCACACTTCTGCTCTGCCTGAGCAACCTCATGTTTTTGCCACCCGTGGTCCTGGCCATTCGGAGCCGATATGTGCTGGAGGCTGCTGTCTACACCTTCACCATGTTCTTCTCCACG TTTTACCATGCCTGTGACCAGCCAGGCATTGTGGTTTTCTGCATCATGGACTACGATGTGCTGCAGTTCTGTGATTTCCTGGGCTCCTTAATGTCGGTGTGGGTCACTGTCATTGCCATGGCTCGTTTACAGCCTGTGGTCAAGCAG GTGCTGTATTTGCTGGGGGCTATGCTGCTGTCTATGGCTCTACAGCTTGATCGGCATGGACTCTGGAACCTGCTCGGACCCAGTCTCTTCGCCCTGGGGATCTTGGCCACAGCCTGG ACAGTACGCAGCGTCCGCCGCCGGCATTGCTACCCACCCACATGGCGCCGCTGGCTTTTCTACCTGTGCCCGGGCAGCCTTATTGCAGGCAGTGCTGTCCTACTCTATGCTTTTGTGGAGACCCGAGACAACTACTTCTACATTCACAGCATTTGGCATATGCTCATCGCTGGCAGTGTGGGCTTCTTGCTGCCCCCACGTGCCAAGACTGACCACCGGGTCCCATCTGGAGCCCGGGCCCGGGGCTGCGGTTACCAGCTGTGCATCAATGAGCAGGAGGAGCTGGGCCTTGTGGGCCCAGGAGGGGCCACTGTCAGCAGCATCTGTGCCAGCTGA
- the LOC115500077 gene encoding olfactory receptor 13C7-like has translation MANETAVTEYILLGLHEHPNLEIVLFVLCLGIYTMNVLGNSLLIGLNMLDPRLHSPMYFFLSNLSLMDICGTSSFVPLMLTNFLEAQRTISFLGCALQMYLTLALGSTECLLLAVMAYDRYVAICQPLRYTEIMSRWTCLWMAVLSWGTGFAISLLQSLLTWSLPFCGHNIINHFFCEILAVLKLSCGDISLNALLLIMATAVLTLAPLLFICLSYILILAAILRVPSAAGRCKAFSTCSAHLTVVVVFYGTISFMYFKPKAEDPNLDKIIALFYGVVTPSLNPIIYSLRNAEVKSAVLALLWGDLLSRKLSHLPCCSSTVSRKTARSVMVMTSNRSG, from the coding sequence ATGGCAAACGAGACGGCTGTGACAGAATACATCTTGCTGGGGCTACACGAGCACCCTAACCTAGAGATCGTCCTGTTTGTGCTCTGCCTGGGCATCTACACCATGAATGTGCTGGGGAACTCCCTCCTCATCGGCCTGAACATGCTGGACCCCCGCCTGCACAGCCCCATGTACTTCTTTCTCAGCAACCTCTCCCTCATGGACATCTGTGGCACATCCTCCTTTGTGCCTCTCATGCTGACCAACTTCCTGGAAGCCCAAAGGACCATCTCCTTCCTTGGTTGTGCCCTGCAGATGTACCTGACCCTGGCGCTGGGCTCCACAGAGTGCCTGCTCCTGGCTGTGATGGCATATGACCGTTATGTGGCTATCTGCCAGCCGCTTAGGTACACAGAGATCATGAGTAGGTGGACGTGCCTGTGGATGGCAGTGCTGAGCTGGGGGACAGGTTTTGCCATTTCACTGCTGCAGTCTCTTCTCACCTGGAGCCTCCCCTTCTGCGGCCACAATATCATCAATCACTTCTTCTGTGAGATCTTGGCAGTGCTGAAACTGTCCTGTGGGGACATCTCTCTCAATGCACTGCTATTAATCATGGCCACGGCTGTCCTGACGCTGGCCCCACTCCTCTTCATCTGCCTGTCCTACATTCTCATCCTTGCTGCCATCCTTAGGGTGCCCTCTGCCGCAGGCCGGTGCaaagccttctccacctgctctGCCCACCTCACAGTTGTGGTGGTTTTCTACGGGACCATCTCCTTCATGTACTTCAAGCCCAAGGCCGAGGACCCCAACCTGGATAAGATTATTGCATTGTTCTATGGGGTCGTGACGCCCTCACTAAACCCCatcatctacagcctgaggaatGCAGAGGTGAAATCTGCTGTCCTAGCCCTGCTCTGGGGAGACCTGCTCTCCAGGAAATTGTCCCACCTTCCCTGTTGCTCTTCAACTGTGTCACGCAAGACAGCTAGGTCCGTCATGGTAATGACTTCAAATCGCAGTGGCTGA